The proteins below are encoded in one region of Aspergillus nidulans FGSC A4 chromosome III:
- a CDS encoding putative translation factor pelota (transcript_id=CADANIAT00005909) — MRLVKNKIEYGGAGSVTLIPEEPEDMWHAYNLIVPGDLLYATAIRRVTTTAASTGSTSSSRVRLTLEIRVKNLDFDPQNSQLHVSGQIVNETPHTKIGQHHTLDLELNRQFTLEKGTGQDGEGSGWDSVAVEALKDAVDEGGNRRAEAVAVVMQEGLAHICFIGQFRTVLKQKVEISVPRKRAGGSDHDKTMTKFYQTTLDTLLRHMEFNLSSTSMTSNDPVRPVLLASPGFTATAFQKHIQSVANTTTPALKRLLPSIVVVHSASGYLHSLTEVLQSPTVKALLSDTKHARETKLMDDFYEQLRKETNKATYGPREVENAVEQGAVGRGGGILIISNRLFRSQDIAERKRWVALVDRVRDVEGGEVRVLSSEHESGKRLDGLGGIAAILTFPISDDLEEDSE; from the exons ATGCGTCTCGTCAAAAATAAGATTGAATATGGCGGGGCCGGCAGCGTCACCCTCATTCCCGAAGAGCCTGAGGACATG TGGCACGCATACAACCTCATAGTTCCAGGCGATCTCCTTTACGCAACAGCCATTCGCCGCGTAACGACGACCGCTGCATCAACTGGGTCAACAAGCTCTTCGCGCGTGCGGCTAACGCTCGAAATCCGAGTCAAGAACCTCGACTTTGACCCGCAGAATTCTCAACTACATGTTAGCGGGCAAATTGTGAACGAGACGCCGCATACGAAGATTGGGCAGCATCATACCCTTGACCTAGAGCTTAATCGACAGTTCACTCTTGAGAAGGGGACCGGGCAGGATGGTGAGGGGAGCGGGTGGGATAGTGTCGCGGTTGAAGCCCTGAAGGATGCGGTTGATGAGGGTGGAAATCGGAGGGCAGAGGCTGTGGCCGTTGTGATGCAAGAGGGACTGGCACATATATGTTTCATTGGACAATTCCGGACGGTGTTGAAGCAAAAGGTTGAGATATCAGTGCCGAGGAAAAGGGCTGGGGGGAGTGATCACGATAAG ACAATGACAAAATTCTACCAAACTACCCTTGACACGCTTCTGCGCCACATGGAATTCAACCTCAGCTCAACCTCAATGACAAGCAATGACCCCGTCCGGCCAGTCCTCCTCGCCTCGCCGGGCTTCACTGCGACGGCCTTCCAAAAACACATCCAATCCGTCGCCAATACAACTACTCCCGCGCTCAAACGCCTCCTCCCGTCTATTGTCGTTGTCCATTCCGCCTCCGGCTATCTCCACTCCCTAACCGAAGTACTGCAATCCCCCACCGTCAAAGCTCTTCTTAGCGATACGAAACACGCGCGAGAAACTAAACTCATGGACGACTTCTACGAGCAACTGCGCAAGGAGACGAACAAGGCTACGTACGGGCCGCGCGAGGTTGAAAACGCCGTTGAACAGGGTGCTGTGGGGCGCGGCGGGGGTATTCTCATCATTTCAAACAGGCTGTTCCGGTCCCAAGATATAGCAGAGCGGAAGCGATGGGTTGCGCTTGTGGACCGCGTGAGGGATGTCGAAGGGGGCGAAGTGCGTGTGTTGAGTTCTGAGCATGAGAGCGGGAAAAGGCTGGATGGGCTGGGCGGCATTGCAGCGATTTTGACGTTTCCTATTTCAGATgatttggaggaagatagCGAATGA
- a CDS encoding uncharacterized protein (transcript_id=CADANIAT00005910) produces MSFGQGGCNPNEGMDEFYGGINPQWPSPYGAVSNPYNAPPPYQASAILTPISLPDTSYAHTRTSPGLSHHSQEYQYPVSDSVAHHGLGITTSYPSELIRDPQYGLGFAPSGYGNREETLSPQPSKKRARRESRQSVAREPPVNILPHPEGLQRLEEQQRQSFAGPSTQPARAPGRGRRNPQAEEEDAFVDSLRQQKLAWRVVRDMFRERYNKDATEARLQMRQRRRKERMARWDDHDVRILLQARSCWEREKYKFIAQKMTELGATTTYTADQCETQLDLIDAQERERERDEQEQDNTQQQRQPPQTPELRRKRRRTEPNEAGDSTTYQRKTRTKTNTTT; encoded by the exons ATGTCATTCGGCCAGGGTGGATGCAATCCCAATGAAGGGATGGATGAGTTTTATGGAGGTATCAATCCACAGTGGCCG TCACCATATGGAGCAGTTAGCAATCCATACAATGCACCACCGCCGTATCAAGCTTCGGCAATCCTTACACCAATCAGTCTGCCAGACACCTCATATGCTCATACCCGGACTAGCCCGGGACTAAGCCATCACTCGCAGGAGTATCAGTACCCGGTTTCCGACTCCGTTGCCCATCATGGTCTAGGGATTACCACATCTTATCCCAGCGAGCTTATTCGAGACCCTCAATATGGCCTCGGGTTCGCACCCAGCGGATATGGGAATAGAGAAGAGACTCTCTCTCCCCAGCCATCGAAGAAAAGGGCCCGGAGGGAATCCAGGCAGTCCGTGGCCCGCGAACCACCAGTAAATATTCTTCCGCATCCAGAAGGGCTTCAGCGCCTAGAAGAGCAGCAAAGGCAGAGCTTTGCCGGCCCCAGCACTCAGCCGGCCCGGGCACCTGGACGCGGGCGTCGGAACccgcaagcagaagaagaagatgcctTTGTGGACAGCCTTCGCCAGCAAAAACTAGCATGGAGAGTAGTCCGAGACATGTTCCGGGAGCGATACAACAAAGATGCCACCGAGGCGCGCCTGCAGATGCGGCAGCGCAGGCGGAAGGAGCGAATGGCCCGGTGGGATGACCATGAT GTTCGGATACTTTTACAGGCTAGAAGTTGCTGGGAGCGAGAGAAGTACAAGTTTATAGCACAGAAA ATGACAGAACTGGGGGCCACCACTACGTATACAGCAGACCAGTGCGAAACGCAATTAGATCTCATTGATGCGCAGGAACGAGAAAGGGAACGagatgaacaagaacaagataaTACCCAACAACAGCGGCAACCACCACAAACACCCGAACTCCGACGCAAGCGACGAAGAACAGAGCCAAATGAAGCAGGAGACAGCACAACCTACCAGagaaagacaagaacgaAGACCAATACGACAACCTAA
- a CDS encoding ER lumen protein-retaining receptor (transcript_id=CADANIAT00005912): MIHLTVPRVLADVTHFLSKCVLIVAIHRNRSAEGVSLLTQILYALVFLSRYADLLRSVGWKDAYLVIFKLFYFSSSFYTIFLMMKVFPRTRERERAWKMTLGSVGISLVLAPIVHLIFGERHSTRPLLEDVLWTFSIILESVCVLPQLLLLRQTTVPTVINSYYLLMLGSYRAFYIINWFVRAVGSEHHVDWISIIFGIVQTAFYADFAWVYYTRQRVKLRNGGVVDSEDYRNSYLVNKVLNIRRRRSEDEEEQRLHDQDDGDEHQSRYNRWGARGISVSADDTLENQRNGRSSPADHDAGGFSEDDRN, from the exons ATGATCCATTTGACCGTTCCCCGCGTCCTTGCGGACGTAACGCATTTTTTGTCGAAATGTGTCCTCATTGTGGCCATCCACAGAAACCGGAGCGCAGAAG GTGTCTCCCTTCTGACTCAAATTCTCTATGCTCTGGTATTCCTCTCACGCTACGCTGATCTGCTTCGATCAGTCGGTTGGAAAGACGCCTATCTTGTCattttcaagctcttctactTCTCATCGTCTTTCTACACTATATTTCTGATGATGAAAGTGTTCCCCCGAACTCGAGAACGAGAAAGGGCGTGGAAGATGACGTTAGGATCCGTTGGGATCTCGTTAGTTCTCGCTCCCATTGTGCATCTTATCTTTGGGGAGAGACATTCCACACGGCCATTGTTGGAAGAC GTCTTATGGACATTCTCTATCATTTTGGAGTCAGTTTGCGTCCTTCCGCAATTGTTACTCCTTCGCCAGACAACTGTGCCTACTGTTATCAACTCATACTACCTTTTGATGCTGGGCTCTTACCGAGCGTTTTACATCATAAACTGGTTTGTCAGGGCAGTTGGATCTGAGCATCATGTGGACTGGATATCCATCATCTTTGGGATCGTTCAAACGGCTTTCTACGCCGACTTTGCCTGGGTCTACTATACCCGACAGCGAGTTAAGCTGCGGAATGGAGGGGTGGTCGACTCGGAAGATTACCGGAACAGTTATCTTGTGAACAAGGTGTTGAACATTAGACGGCGTAgaagcgaagacgaagaagagcagagACTGCACGACCaggatgacggcgatgagCACCAGTCGAGATATAACCGATGGGGTGCACGAGGAATCTCCGTCTCCGCAGACGACACATTAGAGAATCAGCGGAACGGGCGCTCCTCCCCGGCGGATCATGATGCGGGGGGATTCTCAGAGGATGATAGGAACTAG
- a CDS encoding alpha/beta fold hydrolase (transcript_id=CADANIAT00005908) codes for MADRPRVILEKSRTVRRRYQRSNKRFQFTASQIARIEREEEREIQAQKLREKEKRRIQLKKKKAEKEAKAREERIRRGIPDPNAPAVPASQPLLFNFIKRTPSVQPESESPEEQTRADPESHIETDTATESENDDLSFEDEEFDNILIALDGADHPTPVEKADGSGAKNNGNDEDEFSDCSAFYDEDLFKATEIVDQVSVATVLSTDSFEDDTAILLEKFVPDFDPGSSFDQELILTDIQPSPNKMPFVSINNHQLHYADSHPNGAPANGLTFFFIHGLGSSQNYYFPLLPHLTPQHRCITADTYGSGRSTYTGQSVSIASIADDVIGVLDALNIPQAVVVGHSMGGLVVTLLGSEHADRVKGIVAIGPTHPSETLTSVMRKRSATAAEGGMESLANSIPYQATGSAASPLASSFIRELVLGQNPKGYAALCQAIANAPTIDYSAINIPFLLIAGDEDKSASLEGCQYIFDRVSSANKKMEVLPQVGHWHCIEAPDTVGRAIAAFVKTSF; via the exons ATGGCCGATCGACCACGAGTCATCCTTGAGAAGTCCCGCACCGTCCGCCGTCGGTACCAACGTAGCAACAAACGGTTTCAGTTCACGGCATCTCAGATAGCCCGGATcgagcgagaagaagagcgtgaAATCCAAGCACAGAAGCTCcgggaaaaggagaagcGACGCATACAGttaaagaagaagaaggcagagaaggaagcaaAAGCCCGCGAGGAACGAATTCGCCGTGGTATTCCGGACCCTAATGCTCCTGCTGTACCTGCGAGTCAGCCATTGTTgttcaacttcatcaagagAACGCCATCTGTTCAGCCGGAAAGCGAAAGCCCTGAGGAGCAGACTAGGGCCGATCCTGAGAGTCATATTGAGACCGACACGGCCACCGAATCTGAGAATGACGATTTGAgcttcgaggatgaagagtttGACAATATTCTGATTGCTCTAGATGGGGCAGACCATCCGACACCGGTTGAGAAGGCAGATGGCTCCGGCGCGAAAAATAATGGgaacgatgaggacgagttCTCCGACTGCTCCGCTTTCTATGATGAAGATCTCTTCAAAGCGACCGAAATTGTTGATCAGGTGTCAGTTGCGACGGTCTTGAGCACAGATTCCTTCGAAGACGATACTGCCATCCTTTTGGAGAAGTTCGTGCCCGATTTCGATCCAGGATCCAGCTTCGACCAGGAGCTG ATCCTAACAGATATTCAACCCAGCCCGAATAAGATGCCATTCGTCTCAATCAATAACCATCAACTACATTACGCCGACTCCCATCCAAACGGAGCTCCCGCCAACGGCCTTACCTTCTTTTTTATCCATGGCCTAGGCTCATCGCAAAACTATTACTTTCCGCTCCTCCCGCACTTGACCCCTCAGCATCGCTGCATCACTGCCGATACCTATGGCTCCGGTCGCTCTACATACACAGGCCAGTCTGTCTCTATCGCATCCATAGCCGATGATGTGATCGGGGTACTAGATGCGCTGAACATTCCACAAGCTGTTGTGGTCGGTCACTCTATGGGTGGGCTAGTTGTCACGCTTCTGGGATCTGAACATGCAGATCGCGTGAAGGGTATTGTAGCGATTGGGCCAACTCACCCTTCCGAGACTCTAACATCGGTGATGCGAAAGCGCAGTGCAACCGCGGCCGAGG GTGGCATGGAGTCTCTAGCGAACAGCATTCCCTACCAAGCTACTGGCTCGGCAGCTTCCCCGCTCGCTAGCTCCTTCATCCGGGAACTCGTCCTTGGACAGAATCCGAAGGGTTATGCGGCTCTATGTCAGGCCATCGCCAACGCTCCTACTATTGACTACTCGGCTATCAATATACCGTTTCTATTAATTGCGGGGGACGAAGATAAGTCGGCTAGTCTGGAGGGGTGTCAGTATATTTTTGATCGCGTGTCAAGTGCGAACAAGAAGATGGAAGTGTTGCCGCAGGTCGGACACTGGCATTGTATCGAGGCGCCGGACACTGTTGGAAGGGCGATTGCAGCCTTCGTTAAGACGAGCTTCTAA
- a CDS encoding uncharacterized protein (transcript_id=CADANIAT00005911), whose translation MVGGAWCAPRPCSHVFRTVLAGYAPDDTRTQSSCAFSSTSFQSIREEDELGANPAPKDGITWAVASSPSSGE comes from the exons ATGGTTGGCGGGGCCTGGTGCGCGCCGCGGCCTTGCAG CCACGTGTTTCGAACGGTACTGGCTGGCTACGCGCCAGACGACACTAGGACGCAGTCGTCCTGTGCTTTTTCGAGCACGAGTTTCCAATCGAtaagagaagaggatgagcttGGGGCGAACCCAGCGCCTAAGGACGGAATAACATGGGCGGTCGCGTCCAGTCCGTCAAGTGGGGAATAG